The sequence gtttttttttttttttcttcatgtgtttgaacgcaatttcctgtgtttcagtttgtgcccattgcctcttgtcacagcaccactgagaagagtctggctctatcttctatGCTTCCTCCcatcaaatatttatacacactgcTAAGATCTCCGgtcttctctgctccaggctgaagagtcccagctctctcagcctctccttgcgtGACAGATGTTCCAGGCCCTTTTATCATCTGcatggcccttcgctggactcagtCCGGTATGTCTGTATCCTTTTACTGGGAACCACAGAACTAGGCACAGCACCCTAGCTGTCTCACCAACTACCTTCCTCGGCATGCTGACGacacttttcctaatgcagcccaggatactattCTTTgccataatattttttaaataaaatctccttATAGTGAAGAAGTTAAATTGCAGTAAAACTCCCCTTTTACTTAAATTGAAATCTCTGTCTGTGACGATATTGGTACTGTCAGTGAAGAACAACTACCTCAAAAGCTGAATAAATCAAGCTGGACAAAACATAAAGCATGGGAAGATATTGGAAAAGGCCATTGTCTCTCAGTACAGTTGTGATTCTGTAAAGACGACTGTTCTGTTTGTTCAAACGTGTTGGCCTTGTCACTGGATTCACGTTCAAGAGCTTTAAAAGATGCTAACAGCCACTAACAGGATGAACTTTGTCTCTTCCTTCCATAACAAATGAAGTAAGCGCCAGCTGAAAAATTGTTAGTGACTACTAAAAGAGGGAGTTCCTGCCTGCAGCCTTCGAGACAATGAGTGGACGTAGCTATTCAAATTTCTTGAAAAGagcaacagccacagcagcagttCTTTGAAGAGAGAGGATTTGTGTTTAGTGTATTATAAATGGTCATGACTTTTTCCACTTTATTTGAACACACCCAAGTTACTGCAAATAACTCTTTTGCAGATTATCAGGAAGTAGTTTTTTTACAACTGACTCAACCTGCCGTCCAAGTTTAGAGCAGACCGTGAAAGCTATTGTTTGGCATTTGATAAAACTATGGGCAGCTCTTGCAACTGGATTTTTCAGTTAAATTCAAGACAGATGCAGGAATTCTGTACTGGCTCAGTTTgattcttcgctgtgagggtacTCAGTGGGAGTTTACAAATATGATGGTGTAGCATAACAACGTGTAGCCCAAGTTGCCTGCTGCATCGATAGGGGAAGAGTGGAACATCTGTTTTGTCTGTGTATCatcaaaagaaatgaagaataacGGTGACTTTTTTCCCTCAGAGCTTTGTTTTAGTGCTGTTTAAAAATCCAGCACAGAGATGTCTGTCAATTGCTGAAAATCATTCAAAAAATAGAGCATTTAATTGCTTGAAATAGATCGAGCCCCACCAGTTAGTAACTCAATACAGCCTTTCTGTAAAGTCTCTAAAAAGGAGGTGGTGCTAGTTCATAAAGCCTCGCTGTTAGCTTAAAGACATACTCCTTTTTTAGAAAGatgtaaaatttgctttttttctcaccCTGTCTTAGAAGTTCAACATATGAGACGTCTTACAAAGCTCATTTTTACAAAGTAATTTGCATTTAATGCCAACATCCATGTGAGTGACACCACCATGTACAAACGTCTTCAGCACTGAATTTGTCGGCCTGTGGCATCAAAAGGCCTTTCAGCCTGGTGGAACAGAGAAACGGCTAATTAGATGACTGAGTCAAGTTAGCTGTATTTCAAAGTAAGTGATGTCGTAATTGAAGAACATCACACTTTGCAGTCTTTTCTTTGTAGCTGGAAGTTAAGAAAACACTTCTAGCTGCCTAATATGTGATGTAATTTAAGTTGTACTGGTAGGGTAACATCTGGATGAACACCAGACTGGGTTTTAGTTCTGCAAATAGACACTAACATCAGAGACTATTCTCTTTGCAGATCAGCATGAAACTTagtaactgctgctgctttgcatttgTGAGATTTgtaacatttaattaaaattctgCTGGTTCAGAGTGTTTAATGATCTTAAAACTTTTGTCCAGAAATCCGCTGGACAGAAGTGGCTGAATAGTTTGTTACTGACTTGGCATTGAGCTTTCTGCTGAACGGCTATGGTATTAAAACTTAAATTCTGGTATTTGGAACAAAAGTGATCCACACAGCAACGAGCTCTCATCTGTAATTCTCCTGGTGTGTCTCAGAGTTGTTGCTCCAGAAAGGAATCCTAAAAACAAATGTACTAAAGAGAAAAAGTGAGAAGATACACACGTTCCATCCCTGCATGAAAGCTGTCTCAGGTCTTACTGATATAGCGCATACAACAATGACATTAGAAAACTTCATTTACTTCTGCAAATGAATGGAATACTAATACTCTTCTAACAGGTTCCCCTAAGAGAAAAGCTCTTCAGACCTCTGAAAGTGAAAGATTTCAATTACACACGGCTTGATTAGCAGCAAATAGCACAGGCAGTTAGCTTCCAGGGAGTTTAAGAAGCATATCCTTACCCTTTGACTGTGTATATCTTAACTATAGGCAGGGATTTGAAAATGATAACACTAACGAGCAGTGGGCTAAAATACAGATACCTTAATTTTACAAGAATATGAAACATGACGCAGAATACTTAGTTGCCTCCCATATAACCAAATCATGTTATTAAggttcaaaaaacaaacacagacttACACTTACTAGTCTTTGTTAATGTGTTCTTTGCCCTCAGGATCAagcattttaaatgcagttaATAAAGTTTCTTTGGGACTCAGTACCTGCAGAAAGCACTATGTCAGTCAGCATGGCTCAGCTGATAGCTAGATAGCTGGTCTGTTTGGGCTAGAAGCCTGCCAGTTCAAGTCTTTAAGAACACAGTCATGCAAACGGCTAAGATGTTTCAGTCCACTGCTCGCAATTCTGCCTCTGCGCTACAGCATGGGAGGACAAAAACATTAACGGTTCCAAATGTCATTTCCTTAGATTACAAGATGTTTTCAAGAGGAAGTAAAAATACTGAGTccttagcttttaaaaacaggctGGGGGATGGGGACTTGTAGTCTACTGGTCTATTTTCTGTAACAGATGAACACAATTTATTTTGCAATATGATGGCTTCTTACTGCTGAAGGAAATGTGATCAAATACTGCAACATGGTGCTGGATGGCCAAAGCATTTTTCTAAGGCATGGTTAAAAACTCTAGTCACGAagtaggtttggggttttttggattCGTTCATGTCATCCTACTCTAAAAATGTGTTACTAATGTAAAATGCTTAATAAAACTGGAACAAGACAGTTTCCAGAAGGCAGCAGACGAGACTTGTCAATGTTACTTATGAATTAGTCTGCATCCCAAATTTAGGATCTTTCAgaccatttctttctgtttttaaaagactaGTGTTTCTGATATGAAAGTTACAGCCCACTTGTTGCCCACTTGtgcaacagcaagaaaacccTCTTTACTGGAAAGTCCAtgtaactagaaaaaaatagttataaTATTTTGGAAGAAGGGAGCATGGAAAACTCTTAATTTTAGTGGTAAAATCTCCCTAACTCCTAAaagtagcttttcctttttttataacACATGTTTACTTGCACATGCTGGCTTTTCTAGCATTAGAATTGGCTCTATTCCTGATTCCCAGAGCCTGTGTTACAATTTGATTGCATACCTGCATCAAATACCTGCATACCTTCCTTAAGCATGCAATAGGAATTATTTACATCACGTGAAGGCCTTTGTGTGAAGAACACAAGCAATTAAATTAACTGTATCaatgtttcaaaataaacaatGGTAACAGCGCTGTCTTTAAGCACATCCCTCTAGCTACCACAATTTTACATCACCTTTCAAGTAGATAGGGGAAAAAATTTAGCATGCTATTATGGCAGCAGACAGAATCAAGGTGGCTATACTACGGCCCAAAATGAGTTTTTCACAGTAGCCATCAACAACAAACGCAGTTTAGTAATTCCCAAGAAGTAAGGATTTACTGTGCCTAATCATTTTCAGATTTCATGATGCATTTGCATGTGGGCTTTGGCCGTCATTCAGAATTAGCCATTTAGAAGAATCTTGTAACAGTAATAGACTTTTGAAATCAAGAACAGCTTCTCCTGAAAGGGAATTGTGTATCTAGACAGTTGAAACTAAAGTTGCTCTGAAGTTTATGCAGGCAACTTTAAACTTATCACTTAACTTTTCCCCGAATAGATTTAAAAACATTGTGAAATTAATGGGTCCAGAGGCTTCCTTAAGCATGCATTCTAGCTCCTCatcttttatgtttgttttacCTAAATTAGAGGTAAAAGTCTTTCAGTGAACAAATACGGCATGAATCTTGGATTTGTCTGTTGCTTTGTATTATCTACTCTTACTGTTCCTGGGAggcggatggggggggggggtgcaattACCTAGTGAGTACAGCTTTTTAGTCATTTAAAGCCTTCggtttcttttgctttgtaaGACACTACATTTTTCTGATGGAACTGAAAGCAAGTTTCATGCTGCAAATAGATGGCAATTTAGCTAGAATACAGAGGCGAAACCTCAGCTTTCCCTATCCCCTTACCTGTCCATAATTAGCACATCAAACCACAGCAGAGctgggatttttctcttctccatcgTGAACAGCTATGTCTTGTGAACAGCAAGTTCTTCTAGGCTCCCTTATAATAATGAAGGAAATACTTCTCCCTAATGTAATTGCCTATAATAGATCTTATAACTGACTTATGTCACAAAAGCACCCGTTTCTCCTCATGGACTAATTACTAGGTCAGATACAGTCATCTGCGTGTATTCAGTATCCCACCCAACTGCTGCCATTCCTAACCGCTACGTTTTTACAACGCAGAATAACTAGAATGAGACAATACAATGGATGAAAATCCAAAGTCGCTAGCTAAGACTGACCAAAATGTTTGAAGATAATCTTCTCCCTGCTAACTGCATTCTTTCAGGGCGGAGAGAGAGGAGTgtccttttctcctgtcctcccttTCAGTCAAGCACACTTAATGAGTGGATTAACCCCCCCCCAGTTTCCTCTGGGGTTCTCAGGAAAGCCTTTCTTTTGACTACCTCTGAGGTTGGCTCCAATCTGATCCCTGCTGGCTACGTGTCCCTTGCTCTCCTCAGGGGCTCCCAACTGCCACAGCTATAACATTCCCTTGTTAactgttgcttttcctttttttttttttttttgtcttcctcctcctAAATGTCCCACCTTTGCCTTGCGCAgtgccccttccctccctgctgcccaatCTCAGAACCTTTTTAACAGAACACACAGTACAGTGAGGGAGATTCCAATGTTTAAATTGTTCTGTCATCTCTAACAAATGCAATAGCACATCTATATCCAGGAAGTCTTGACCCAATCTCAGCATACGTTGAATGGGGCTGCAACATGGCTTCTTAACACACAATTTAGAAGTGTGTGATACAAAGGGGGCTACAGACTTATTTTACTCTCCTTAGCAAGAAGACAGAAGGAGAGTGACAAGCTGCTGAAGGAGCGGTGACTGATCACCACCCGAGACATGTAAACCAAATATTGGAGAAAGTGCGGTGTGTGGATCTCACATGACACGTGCTGGTACGATACAAAGTTTTTATTTCCCACAGTTCCTTACTAGAAAAAGGCATAATCTATCCAGTAGAGGGAATCTgaaactaaagaaataaaatcagtttaggggggattttttttacattaaagtaCTTTTAACATTGGATAACTTGGGGATTATAAAACCTACACAACTATACAAATATACGGTTAGGTTTTAAGGGCATGAAAGTGTCATTATGAAGATATATGATCTGAAAACAAATACTGTAACACAATACACAGTTTTAGCAATCACAATAATTGTCATTCTCTACAAAAAGATGTCTTCCAGTATTCATTGTCAAGAAGGTTCTTAGGGTGGCTCTTTGAATCTGGGAGTCCAATTGGACTATCTGGACTATTGGAGTaatttgcagaactgtgttttagTTTCCAACCCTATTTACTTCTAAAGCTAGTATTTGAGTTTTTAGCTGTTTTGTCATTAATAACAGAACCAAAGATGTTTGGCTAATTACCCAAAAATTAATTTATCTGCCATTAGGTAGTCAATATAAATGTCTCAGAGGTAAATGCATGAACTGCTGGTTCTCCATAAAAGTATACATACCCAGAGAAGCATATGTGTCCTTCAAGTCTTCCTTGGCTATGAATCCATCCCTGTTATGATCAATTACCGTTAATGCCTAGATCACACATTGAATGAACACGGAGAGATTGGACTAGATTCTTGTTGACTGTAGCTTCATAAAAGCTGTACATTAGTCCCTGTTTTAGTAAGCGTTCAAATTAAGAAAAGATTTATTCCTCATTATTTCTCTTCCACTAAAATGGGCATTTATGACTTAAGAGAAAGGTTGAGCGAAAATATACATGCAGAGCCTTTACAGAAAATTGGCTAAGCTTCTAATAGctttatttctctgtttgctGAAACATACTGGCACAGAAAAGAGTTTCTTCCAGGGACACACCTGACAAGTGAAGTGAAGGCAAGCACCATAGCTTGCACTGTGATGTGGGATCGCAAAAtaccagaaataaaatacattctatctcattattttaataactttat comes from Struthio camelus isolate bStrCam1 chromosome Z, bStrCam1.hap1, whole genome shotgun sequence and encodes:
- the MYL5 gene encoding myosin light chain 5 — translated: MSGETCTGGIILAAGRGKRKGGQQQPEALTVIDHNRDGFIAKEDLKDTYASLGKTNIKDEELECMLKEASGPINFTMFLNLFGEKLSDKFKVACINFRATLVSTV